A window of Pseudomonadota bacterium genomic DNA:
CGGAGGATCCCTCTGTCCGCCAGCGGGTACCCGCCAGGGTCTCCGACGGCCCAGACGTCGGCGGACGAGCTGCCCCACACGTCGGTCAGGGCGAAGTCGCAGCCGGCGTCCCCGAGCTGCCACGTCGCGCCGTCGAAGTGAACGGTCGTACACCCCTCGCCGACCGCCCAGATATCGGTCGAGGAGTTTCCCCAGATACCGTGCAGAGCGACACCCGTGGGGCTCTCGACCTCTTCCCACGAATTGCCGTCGTACCGGATGATCGCCCCCCCGGATCCCACGGCGTAAACGTCGTCGGGCGAGGAGCCCCACACGGCGTCGAGCGCCGAAGTGATCGGCGACCCCATCCAACTCCAAGCGGTGCCGTCGAGCCGCGTGATCGCGCCTTCGTCCCCGACCGCGAAGGCGTCCGTCTCCGAGAAGACCCACACGGCGTGCAGGACTGGGCCCTCGGTCGCCGGATCGCCGGTGTCGGTGTCCGAATCCGTGTCGGTGTCGGTGCCGGCGTCTGAGTCGGTGTCAGAGTCCACGTCGCTTGCGTCGCTTGGGTCGCTTTTGTCGCTTGAGCAACCGACAAGCCAAGGGACGAAAGGGACAGAAGCGACAGAAGCGACCAGTGCAAAGAACCAGCGGGCCCGTGGCGCCGACAAGCGATCCGTTCTCGCAATCATCTCTCACCCCCGTGGTGGGGCGATCGTAGCACCGCGAAGCAGTGCGCGGCCGATTTTCGGCAACCTCCGGCGAGAACGGCCGATACAGGTGCAAGGCCGAACGTCGAGCTATATACTGCTCAGGAGGAACGATGATGGAAACGAGCGTTTCGATAGAGGAGGTTCGCCGCGCGATCCGGGAGCTCGCGGAGCAGTCCAAGGAGACGGACCGCCACCTCAAGAGCCTCGCCAAGCGGTTCGGCGATCTGGGAAACCGCCTGGGCGAGTTCGTCGAGGGGATGGTTCGGCCCGGGCTCGTTCGCCTTTTCCGTGAGCGCGGCCTCGAGCTCCATCAGACTTTCCGGGACATGTCGGCGCGCCAGGGCAAGGAGGCGGCGCAGATCGACCTCATGGCGATCGACGAGACCGTCGCGGTGGCGGTCGAGGTCAAATCGCGCCTCACGATCGAGGCTGTCGATGAGCATCTCAAGCGCATGGAGAAGTTCCGACGGCTGTTTCCGCGCTTCAGCGACCTGCGCGTCCTGGCGGCGGTCGCCGCGATGGTGATCGACGACGAGGCGGCGGCATACGCCGAAGCGAGCGGCCTTTTCGTCATCGGCCAGGCCGGCGACGACGCGGTGCTGCTCAACTCGGAGAGGTTCGAGCCTCGGGCCTGGTAGGATCCAGGTACACGCCCTTGCAGATCGTGACCGCCGGGCCGGTCATCAGCACGCTCCCGCTCTCGGTCCAATGGATGTCGAGCGGGCCGCCCGGTAGCCGGATGGTGACCGGCGCGCGCTCGAGCACCCCCTCGACGACCCCGGCCACCGCGACCGCGCACGCGCCCGTGCCGCAGGCGAGCGTCTCGCCGCAGCCGCGCTCCCAGACCTTCATCTCCGCCTCCCGCGGCCCGAGGATCTTCACGAACTCCACGTTCGTCCCATCCGGGAAGGCCGGCGCCAGCGAAACCCGCGCGCCCTCCGCGCGCCAGTCGAACGCGAGATCGTCGACGAACGCGATCGCGTGCGGGTTGCCCATCGACACGATCGTGAAAGCCCGGCCGCCCTCGACGACGCGAGGCGCCCCGAGGCGCGGGGAGCCCATGTCGACCTCGACGCGATCGCCCACGAGCTTCGTGCGGATGATCCCGGCCAGGGTCTCGAAGCGGAGCTCGCCCTTCGCCGTGATCCCCTCCTCGACGACGTAGCGCGCGGCGCAGCGGATGCCGTTGCCGCACATCTCCGCCTCGGAGCCGTCCTCGTTGAAGATCGACATGCGGAGATCCGCGCCCGCCGCGCGCCGCAGGACGATGAGGCCGTCGGCGCCGAGCCCGGTGTTCCTGTCGCACGCCCGCCGCGCGACCGCGGGGAGCTCGGCCGCGTCGGGCAGCGAGCGCCGGAGATCGTCGATCACGACGAAGCAGTTGCCGAGCCCGTGCATCTTCCTGAAAACGATTTCGCTCATCCGCTCCAGCCCCTCCCGGCCTACTCGGCGGCCGCGCCGGCGACCGCGCGCGTCGTCACGAGCCCCGAGAAATCGTCGAACAGCATCTCGCTCGTCCCCTGGACGAGCGTGTCCACGAACACCTCGATGGCGACGCCGCCCGCGGGCGCCGCCGGCGCATCCCAGTCCGCCGGGAGCGCCGGGTACGGGATGGAGCCCGGGAGATCGTCCCATGCCGTGACGCGCCACAGCTCGGCGCCGGTCGCCGCGTCCGAGACGACGAGCTGTCCCAGATCACGCCCGGTCGTCGGCAGGCACGAGAACCCGGCGCCGTCCCACGCGAGCGAGGCGGGCGCCGGGGGTGGCGTGCCGAGCACCCGCGGAAGATCCTCGTACCCGAGCCACGTTTCGAACCCGCGATCCACGAGGAAGGAGCGGGGCAGCCCGGCCGCCGGGCCCGCGTCGGCGGCGTCCACTTCGTCCTGCTCCGCGGCGCCGACGAGCAGGGGCGAGGCGTCCGCGAAGTCGCCCGAAGGCCACGGCGCTTTGAAGACGAACGTGTCGGCGTTCGGACGCGTGGCCTCCAACCACGCGGTCCCCTGGGTGCCGAGATCGAGGCCGAGGTACACGCCCTTGCGCTCGAAGGAGGACGGCACGCCCGCGAGGACGATATTCACGAAGACGGTGAGCGGCGTGTCGAGCGGGAGATCCACGTCCTCGATCGCGTCGCCGGGCGCGGGCGACAAGCCACCGACCAGTCCGAGGAGGCTCCAGGCCGCGGCGTCGTCCGCGGGATCGATCGTGCCATACGTCTCCATCAGCCCCGCGAGCGCGTACAGCGCGCCGGGTCGCGCCGGCACGGAGAGCGAAAACGCGCCGCCCTCTGTGTCGGGGCGCAGCTCGACGGAGTCCGAGCCGCGGGGCGCGAAGTCGCCGTCGCGGAACGGGAGGAGCGAGGCGATGGGCTCCCCGTAGAAGATCCGCGCGATTCGGTACTCGGTCGGCCCGGGCTCGAGCAGCGCGTCGAAACCCGTGAGCTCGCCCGAGACGGTCGCGGTCGCGCCCTCCGTCACGGCGCCCTCGGGCCGCAGGAGCAGCGTGGCGTTCGTCCACGCGAGCGCGAGCGTCGTCTCGAGCACGTAGCCGGGGGTCCAGGCGTGCACGTCGATCGCGCCCGAGAGCGTCGGATCGACGAACACGACGAGGCCATCCGCGCCGGTTTCCCCGAGGAGCGCGGTCAACGGATCGGCGCCCACCATCACATGGACGCCGGGGAGCGCCGCGCCGGTCGCCTCGTCGATGAAGTACAGGTTGAGGCAGCCGTCGATCGGCCCGCCGCCCACGCCGCCGCCCGGGTAGAGCTCGGGCTCGGGGGGGGAGTCGGTGTCGTCCGTGCCGGCGCCGCCGTCCGGGAAGATGGGGTGCACCTCGCCCCAGCACCCGCCGAGGGCGAGCGCCGCGAGCGCGACGACGGCGATGGCCCTGCTCATCGAGATCACCTCGACCGCATCCTAACGGGTTTGCGGCGCGGGAGTCTAGAGCGCGAACATGGACCGCCACTCGACTGTTGGTCGCCGCACCGAGCGAATCAGACGAAACCCTCGCGCCCGGCGCCGCCCATGACGTCGCTGTAGTAGACGATCGCGCCGCTGTCGCAATCCGGAGATATCCCGTACGGGCCGTTGGTCCAGAGGATGGAGTTGTAGACGACCGGCGGGGCGCCGGAAGTCGACCCCGCGTACCAGGACACGCCACCGGGAGCGTTGTTTGCGATCGTGCCCCTGGATTTCATCTCACGCAACGAATTCCAAGGGCAGTCGACCAGGCGGAACTTGTTCCGCTGCCCCGGTGGACTACTCCTATGTAGTTCTCGCCATTCCAAAAAGAACCACTCCTGGCGATCATCGAATCGTTGAGGCAGTCATCCTCCCACGCACTTCCGTCGTTTGGTGCTCCCTCGTAGTTGGCATGAAGGCAGTCCTGCACCCACTCGAAGACATTTCCAGCCATGTCACACAACCCCTGCTCGGTGTTGCCGTCTGGCTTGCTGCACACGTCCCACGTCCGCTCCTCGTCGCAGCCGGGCATGAAGTCGGCCATCACGCACAGGTCGCACGAAGGCTCCTCCTCGCCCCACGGGTAGGTCACGTCTTGACCCTGGCTCCGAGCCGCGTACTCCCACTCGGCCTCGGATGGCAGACGCCCGCCGGCCCAGGTGCAGAAGTCGACCGCCTGCTGCCAGTTGACGCAGTTGATCGGGCGGTCGTCTTCTTCCTGGAGATCCCAGTTGCAGTTCTCCAGGCTCGCCCAGGGTTCGTCGGTGTCGGGCTCATACCCCGGAGGCTGAGGCTCGGTGCAGATGCCTTCGAGGAAACAGCACCGGTACTGTGCGGCAGTCACCTCGGTGCGAGTCATCTCGAAGGACGGGACGGTCACTTCGTGGACGGGTAGGCACAATGTATCCATCGTGTCCTCCGGACCACCCATCATGAAAGTACCGCCTTCGATCCCAATCCACTCCACCTCGTCGCAGGCTTCGGTCTCGGTCTCGGTCTCGGTTTCTGTCTCGGTGTCGGTGTCGGTGTCGGTGTCCGTATCGTTGTCCGTATCCGAATCTGTGTCCGAGTCTGAATCGGCGTCACTCGCGTCCGGTCCGATGAGCGGCGGATTCTCGGCGCACGATGCCGTCCCGAGGAGAAGCGCTATCGAAATTAGTAAGGTGGCGCGCATGCTATTCTCCTGTCCCGCCATCGAAGTACTCGTAAGCACCCATGTCTGGATTCGGATCTCTGTACTCTCCTTCAATATCGGTTAGGGGTGCCGTCCCAGGGTTGGCGGCGTCAATGCAAGCTGAACCACTCTGAAGTCTGTAAACGGGATCCACAACTCCGTTAAAAAGTGGGTTGCTGCTGATGTTTCCCGCGAATCCCTCGCACCCGGCGCCGCCCATGATGTCGCTGTAGAAAACGAAAGCGCCTTCGGTGCAGTCCGGAGAAATCTCGTATGGGCCGTTGTTCCAGAGGATGGAGTTGTAGATGATGGTCGGCCAGCTGTCGTCCCCCAGTGAGTCGACGCCGCCGGTCTCGTTGTCTGCGATCGTGCAGTTTAGGAGAGCGAGCCTGGGGTCGTCGGAAAGGACAGCGGTCGCTATCGCCCCGCCCACCTGGGATCCGGTGGAGTTGTTGTCGAGCAGGCTGTTCTCCACCGTCGTGTACTCGGAATAGACGTACTGTCCGAAGAACGCCGCCATGGCGCCGCCGAGGCCGGCGGTGTCGTTGTCCCACCATCGGCTGGCGCGGTTGAAGGAGAAAGTGCACGCCTCGATCGACGGCGCGCCCATCCCGTCGACGGTCTGCCCGATGGACACGGCGCCGCCGGCGTACGCGTGGTTGCCGATGAAGGTCGAACCGACGATCTCTGCCGGAGAGTTCTGGTTGTGGATGCCGCCGCCGTAGTAGTACTTGGCGTAGTTGTCGACGAAAGTGCAGCCGTCTATCGTCGGTCCGTCTCCGCTCCACGGAGCCCATCCCCAGTTGAGGATCGCGCCGCCCGCGAACGCGGCGTTGGGCTGGACGAAGACCAGCTCGTTGTCAGCCGTCTCGAAGGTGCAGTTGACGACGTCGGGCGCGGCGAAGACGTTCGCCATCGCGCCTCCCCACCACGCCATGTTGTCGTAGAAGGTGCAGTTCGCGATCTTCGGCGAGGAGAACACGTTGACCATGCCGCCGCCCCAGCGATCGAGCCCGGGATCGCCGTTCGCCCTGCCGCCGATCACGTGGAAACCGTCGAGCGTGGAGATCGAAGCGCCAGTGACGACGTGTTGAGTTCTCGTTTCCATGTCGGCCGGATCGTCTTCTGCCGCGCCGATGATCCGCGTGATATTGGACTCCCATTCACGGTCCTCACGCGAACCTTCCCAACCGTAGCTCTCAGGCGGATTTCCGCCGGAGAAACCTCCGTACACGTGGACGCCTGGCATCAATTGGATCGTGTCGGAAACATCAGTTTCGAAAACGTAGTAGTCGCCCTGCGCGACCCACACCTCGCAGTACCCAACGGCTCCAGTCGGATCGTAGATCTCGGCCGCTGCCGCGTTGATCCCGTCCTGAAGATCGGTGTAAGCGGTGTCCCAGGTGTCACCGTCGCCCGCCATTTCGGGCGGGAGGTTCCCGTTCACGCGCTTGACGCAGGGGCGGCAATCGTAACGCAGTAAAAGCACCTGGGGCGTCGGAGTTTCCGCGGTTTCGGTCCCGGCCGTAGGCGTGACCGATTCTGGCTCGTCGAGGATTGGTTCGAGAACGTAATCATGGAAAGTTTCCTCGAGCGGCGGATTGGCGTCGACCAGGCAGTCTGGTGGGATATCGCCTTCGTCGTTGATGCGCATAAGCAGCGGATCCTTGTCAATGAAGGCACCGTCAGAGTAGTACCCGCTCACGATCAGTCCACCGCCTGGTGTGCTGACCACTCCGGTCGCCCAGGCGAATGCGTTGTCGCCGATCGCATCCGGGTTCAACTCGCGCTGCCATTCGGTTTCTAGAACCCACTCGCCTAGGATGTTGCGGTTTTCTCTCAGTCTGATGACCTGCAATTCTTCCTCTGCCCAGAGGGAAAAGGGAGGTTGGACGTGCGCGCTCCCGACGATGGAAAATGATCCGTCCGGGTTCTGGACGACGCCTGCCGCGACAAAGGCTTCTCCATCCGTACCGTAGCCCAACAACTTGGTCCACCGCTCCGATCCGTCCACTGGATCGAGTCGTGTGAGAACCATGTTGGTGTCCCATCCGCCATCTATAAACCAGAAATCACCGACGGCGAGGTAACCATCGGGTTGACCCTCCGCGTCTTTCATCTCGATGATATCTCTGAGTTCCACGTGGCCATTTATAGTAGGTGATACTAATGATGAAAGTGTGGACTGCCATTGAGGCGTGCCATCGGACATGATCTTGAAGACAATCCCATCTCCATTCGCAGAATATCGTCGCGTGACGCCAGCAACAACGTAGCCACCGTCAGAAGTCGCGGAGATCGCCATCCCCACGTCGGTTTCGTCGTCTCCTTCGCCAAAAACTTCGATCCATGCCAGACCGCAGGGTTCGAAGGGCGTCCGTAGAGTTTTTGCGATGAAGGCGACAGAACCACCAGGTTCTCCTACGCTTCCAGTAAAAACAAACTCGTCGTCGTCAGTGGGGACCACGTCGCTGGCGGGGCCTAGCTCGGTGTAATCGCACTGCCATGAGACGGTTCCAGCGCTCGGCTCGAGCTCCAAGAGCCATGCACCCGGACCTGCTGCAGGATATCCCCCGGCCACGACCAAGCTCTACAGGAGTCCGTCCGCGTCTACGATCGGAGCGACGGAATGCGCAAACGCAGATGACCCATAGAGGTTCGACCAGATGTAGTCCCCGCCCGGATCGATGAGCGCGACCCATGCCTGGGTCGAGTCATCATCGCTGTACGAGTTGGAGTGGCCGGCGATGGCGATCGCCTTGCCGAGCGTCGGGTCTTCGACCCAGGCGACCGATTCGATGACGTCGTTCTGGCTGGCGGAGTAGGCGTTCACCCACTGCGCCTCAGCGGGAAGCGGTGGCAGGAGGATCAGCCCGAAAAGGAGAATCCCCCCCCGAATCAATCCCGAGCCGATCCTCTTCGAACGCGCGGCGCGCATCGAGCTTGTCATGACGGCCCCCCCTTGCAGGAATGTAGATGATAGAAATTCTATCACGAAAAAAAAGCGCGGGGGCGGCCGATTCGTTTGCTCGATGTGGGTCGCGTCCGATAGCGCGCCTCGGCTTTTCCGCAGTGCGGCGCGCTGGTATAGTGCGTCCGATGACACAGGCGACACGGATGCTCCTCGCCGAGGGGTTGATCACCCGCGACGAGCTCGAGAGAGCGCTCACGCTCAAGGCCGCGCGAGGCGGCACCGCGAGCCAGTACCTCGTCGGCGCGGGCGCGATCGGCTCCGAGGAGCTCGTCCGCTTCATGGCGCGGCGCTTCCCGATCCCGCGGTGGCAGCGGCAGCGGGTCGCGCTCGTGCCGCCGCTCGTGCTCGCGTCCATACCCGCGGCGCTCGCCCGCGCGCTCCGCGTGGTCCCGGTGGCGCGGCGCGAGGGCGTGCTGACGGTGGCGATCACCGATCCGACGGAGGGGCACGCCCTCGAGGAGGCGTCCCGCGCCGCCGGCGGCCGGATCGAGACCGTGCTCGTGTCGGAGGAGGACATGGCGTTCGCGATCGAGCACCACTACGGGCGCCAGAGCCAGCCGCTCGAGCCGAACGCCGAGATCCCGCTGCCTCTGACGCGGCGCGTCACGCGCCGGATGTCCGTGGTGAACGTCGACGCCGTAGCCCGGGAGGCAGCGTCGCCGTCGGGAGGGACGATCGAGGAGGCGATCGACGCGATCCCCCTCGTCCGGAGGGCCGTCACCGCGCCGCCCGCCGTCGCCGCGCCGCCTGAGCCGAGACCGGACTACGACTCGTGGCACGCGGCCCCGGTCGCCCCGGTCCATGAGCCCCGCGGTGAGGAGGAGGAGGAGGAGCGCCCGAACGAGGCGGCGGCACCCGCGCCGGCGCGGCAAAGGAGCGAGGGCGAGATCATCGCGGAGATAGGCTCGGCGGCGGATCGCGACGCGGTCGTGGCGCTCGCCCTGGACTACCTCCGGCGCTTCGCGTCGCGCGCGGCGTTCTTCACGGTGAAGCGCGGCGAGATCCGCGGGTTCGACATCGTGGACGAGGTCGGCCACCGGGACGCGGCGCGCTCCCTCTGGATCCCGCTCGCGGCCCCGTCGACCTTGCGCCGGATCTCCGAGGAGCGGCAGGTGTACTCCGGGCCCCTCGACAAGACCACCGCGGACGCGGTGCTGTCGGCCGCGCTCGGCGGCAGGCCGGAGCGCGTGATCGTGCTGCCGATCGTCCTCAAGGGGAAGGCCGTCGGGCTGCTCATGGCCGACGGCTTCCAGTCCGCCGTGCCGCCGCGGGCCCGCCTCGAGCGGCTCTCCGACGCCGTCGCCGAGGCGTTCACGAGGCTGATCGCGCGCGGCAGGGATCGATGACGGGAGCTCCCGCGCCTCCGAGAAACATGTGGGCGCGCCTCCGGTACGTCTGGCTCGTCAATTTCGTCGCGGCGTTCGCCGCGCTCGCCGCGGTGAAGGTGGGGTTGATCGCCTACAACATCGCCTCGCCGGGCGCGAGCGGCACGGAGCCCGCGTACAAGTACGTGCTCAAGGCGTTCTTCGTCCTCGGCGGCGACGTGCTCGGCGCGGCGCTGCTCGCCGCTGCCGTCGCCCTCCTGTGCGCGCCGTTCGAGCGGCTCGACTGGCGGCGGGGCTCGACGGCGATCTCGATAGGCGTGCAGTGGCTCCACGGGGTCTTCGCCCTCGTGAGCGGCCTGTGCACGGTCTTCCTCGGCGGCCTCCTCAACAAGCAGGCGATCGACCTCGCGATCATGAGCGCGCCCGAGGGATCGTCGACGGTCGGCGGCGGCATGCTCCACTCCTTCTCCGTCTACTTCACCTGGCAGAGCGCCGTCCTCCTGATCGCGATCTCGGCGATCTCGGTGGGCGGCGTGCTGCTCGCCCCGCGCCTCCTGGGGAAGCTCGTCGGGCGTCGCCGCAAGATCGTCTCGATCGCGCTCGCCGCGGAGGCGGTGATCACGGTCGGCGTCCTGCCGTTCCTCGTGGCCGGCGAGATTGGCGGCATCCGGATCCCGACGTACGGCCTCGAGAAGAGCCCGGGCGTCGAGCTCGCGTGGTCCTACGTCAAGGGGGACGCAGCCGCACGGCGCCTCTCGAAGGAGCTCGTCCCGGATCAGTTCCGGTTCGACTTCGCGGGCACTCTGCGGCCCGACGAGATCACGCCGTCGCCGCTTCGCCACGCCGTCGCGAGGCGGACCAACATCGTGTTCGTGGCGATGGAGTCGATCGGCGCGCCCTACCTGGCCGGCGAAAGGACGCCGATGCCGTTCCTGCGCGAGCTCGGCCGCCGGGACGACGCGCACAGGCTCGCCGCCCACTACTCCACCTGGTCGCTCACGACCAAGGCGTTCTTCTCGATGTTCTGCGCCGAGCTGCCGTACCCCCACTACCAGTCGATCACGATGGTGAACCCGTCGATCCCGTGCCGCAGCCTGTCCGAGGTGCTGCACGACGCGGGGTACCACACGGCCTACGTGACCCCGTCGGACATGGCGTACGATCGCAAGGAGCGGTTCTTCCGCCACCGCGAGTTCGACGAGATCCTCGACATGAAGAACATGCCGGGCCGGGAGTCGTGCTGGAAGGACGCGTGGGGGCTCGACGAGCGCACGGCGGTCCGAAACATCCTCGAGATCGCCGCGCGGCGGAGGGATCGGCCGTTCTTCGTCTTCTACGAGATGGTGGCGGGGCACCACCCGTTCCTCGCCAGCGCCGAGCACGAAAGGAACCCGCTGCCGGAGCGGTTCGACAACTACAGGCGGGTGCTCGGCTTCATCGACGATCGCGTGCGCGACATCGCCGAGGGGCTCGAGCGGCTCGGGCTCGCGGACGAGACGCTCCTCGTCGTGATGGCCGATCACGGCGACGGCCACGGCCGCTACGAGGGGCGGAACGTATGGCAGCCGGTGATCCAGGTGCCGGTCGTGCTCGTCGGGCCGCAGCTCGCGGGCGCCTCGGGACAGACCGACTTCGTGACGTCGCACCTCGATCTCGCGCCGACGATCCTCGGGCTCGTCGGCCTCGCGGCGCCGTGCACGATGAAGGGCCGCAACCTCATGGAGGACAACACGCCGCGCGTCGCGCTGTTCGGCGGGCGCCCGCCGAAGTTCCAGCTCGGGCTGGCCGACGGGAAGTGGAAGTTCATCTGGGAGGATCGGGAGCGGACGATGCTGTTCGATCTCGAGGCGGACCCGGCGGAGGCGCGCGATCTCTCGGGGGACTTCCCGGATCGCGTGCGGCTCTACGAGCGCACGATCGACGCGTGGTCCGCCTTCTCGACGAACCTCATCGAGAACTACCCGGCCGTGTTGTCGCGCAGCGGCTGCAAGCCGTAGGAGCTCGGCCCGCTAGGGCGTGTCCCACGTCATCTTGCTCTTCCCCTTCTTCGACGGCGGGGCCTCGCCGTCGTCCGCCTGGCCGTACGGGGACGCCGGTTGCGGGCCCGCGGGGGGTTGTGCCGCCGGTGGTGCGGCGGCGGGCGCGGGCGCCGAGGGCTTGCTCGGCTTGGAGGGGGTATCGTCGCTCATGTAGGGGTTGTCGTACGGGTTCGACGGCAGCTTCCCCTTCGGAGGGTTGTACCCCTTGGGCGGCGCGCTCGGCTTCACGAACGTGGAGCCGCCGGCGGGGGCCACCTCGGGCTCCACTGCCCCGGACGCGGGCTCGCGGCTCCGGGCCAGCTGGCTCACGAGCGCCTCGCGATCGGATCTGCACTCGTCGGACGCCTCGGGGATGAGGCCGATCTCCTCGATGATCTTCTCGGCGCCCGCGGGATCGTTGCCCTTCTGGATGATCGCCGCGCCCTTGGCGACGAGCTCCTCGCACAGCGCCTTGGACATCTTCGCCACCTGCTCGGCGTCGTAGTAGCGGCTCGAGCGCGGGATCTTGGCGAGGTTGTCGACGGCCTCACGCCAGTTATTGGCCTGCTCCGCGGCGAGCGCGGCCACCAGCGCGGCCTGCGCCTCCATCTCCGCGATCGCGGTGTTCTTCAGCTCGCGCAGCCCCGCGTCGTCGGGCTTGAGCTGCTGGGCCTGCGCGAAGAGCCGCGCCGCCTCGGCCCAGGCCTCGTCCTGCATCTGGTCCTTGCCGGCCTCCATGAGCTCCTCGAAGCTCATCGGCGCGGTCCCGGGGGCGTCCGTCGTCGCGACGCCTTCGTCCGAGGAGCGGCCGAGCAGGATCGCGATGACGATCGCGGCGGCCGCGAGCACCCCGAGCCCGGCGAGGATCAGGAAGAGCCGGTTGGACTTCGCCTTCTGCGGCGGCGGCGGCGCGGCGGCGGCCTCCAGGGGAACGTACTCGTAGGGCTCGCCGGGCGCGACGAAGCGGAGCTTCACGATCCCGAGCTCGATGACGTCGCCGGACTTGAGCAGATAATCGTCGCGGCGCGTGCCGTTGATCAGGATCCCGTTGATGCTGTCGAGATCCGAGATCGTCCACGCCTGCTCGTCGCCGTCGAGCCGGGCGTGGGCCCGCGAGATCGACGGGTCGTCGATCCGGAGGTTCGCCTCCTCGGAGCGGCCGATGACGTACAGGTTGACGGTGAGATCGTACTCGGCGCCCGCCTCCGGGCCGGCCACCATCACGAGCCGGGCGTGCGGCGTCACCTTGCCGATGCCGGCCGTGTCCCCGGGGTCCATCTGGCGCCCCATCGGGACGCCGGCCGAGACGTCCGTGCGGATGGAGAGGTTGTAGTCCCCTATGTAGATCTGGTCGCCCGGCACGACCTTGTGCGCCTGGTCTCCGACGACCGGATCGCCGTTGACCTTCGTGCCGTTGCGGCTCCCGAGATCCATGACGAGGAAGCTCGAGTCGCCGCTGCGCGTGAGCCGCGCGTGCTGGCGGGACACGTTCCTGTCCGTGAGACGGATCGTGTTGCCTTCCTTGCGGCCGACGCTGATCTCGTCCCGAATCAACGGGACGATCGTCGTCTTGCCTTCGTCGTCGCAAATGACGAGCTTGAACATCGGGACGTAACCGCTCCCCTACGGTGCAAAACTCATTGAGGCCCGATAACTTACCCCTGTGCATGTGCCTGTGTCAACGGCGTCGCGCCACACGATCATTCGCATTCCATCCGCCCGCGGTAGACCTGCTGCCGCGCGTTGCGGCGCAACTCGAAGGCCGCCGTCCACCCGGAGCCGTCGAAGGCCAGATCGCCGTTCGAGGACGGGTTGGGGTTGTTCGACAACAGCACCGGGACCGACGCCATCGCGCCGTCCGCGTCGAGCACCGACGCGAACGCCTGATCCTCGCAGTTCGAGTCCACGCACTCCAGGGTCCCGTTCGCGCGGTTGCCGAACCACAGGACGCCGTACCTGGCGCCACTCCACGCGGGGACCGGAAACGACTCGTCGGAGATCGTCCACGTCAGGCGGTTCGGCTCGCCGAGGAGCGCGCCGGTGCCGGTCAAGAGGTGGGAGAACACCTCGTAGTCCTCCACCGTCCTGCGGACCCAGGTGACCAGGAACCCCCCGCTCCCGGCGACGATCCGCGGGAAGCGGGTGTCGACGCCCTGATCC
This region includes:
- a CDS encoding DUF3782 domain-containing protein is translated as MMETSVSIEEVRRAIRELAEQSKETDRHLKSLAKRFGDLGNRLGEFVEGMVRPGLVRLFRERGLELHQTFRDMSARQGKEAAQIDLMAIDETVAVAVEVKSRLTIEAVDEHLKRMEKFRRLFPRFSDLRVLAAVAAMVIDDEAAAYAEASGLFVIGQAGDDAVLLNSERFEPRAW
- the dapF gene encoding diaminopimelate epimerase encodes the protein MSEIVFRKMHGLGNCFVVIDDLRRSLPDAAELPAVARRACDRNTGLGADGLIVLRRAAGADLRMSIFNEDGSEAEMCGNGIRCAARYVVEEGITAKGELRFETLAGIIRTKLVGDRVEVDMGSPRLGAPRVVEGGRAFTIVSMGNPHAIAFVDDLAFDWRAEGARVSLAPAFPDGTNVEFVKILGPREAEMKVWERGCGETLACGTGACAVAVAGVVEGVLERAPVTIRLPGGPLDIHWTESGSVLMTGPAVTICKGVYLDPTRPEARTSPS
- a CDS encoding formylglycine-generating enzyme family protein, coding for MRATLLISIALLLGTASCAENPPLIGPDASDADSDSDTDSDTDNDTDTDTDTDTETETETETETEACDEVEWIGIEGGTFMMGGPEDTMDTLCLPVHEVTVPSFEMTRTEVTAAQYRCCFLEGICTEPQPPGYEPDTDEPWASLENCNWDLQEEDDRPINCVNWQQAVDFCTWAGGRLPSEAEWEYAARSQGQDVTYPWGEEEPSCDLCVMADFMPGCDEERTWDVCSKPDGNTEQGLCDMAGNVFEWVQDCLHANYEGAPNDGSAWEDDCLNDSMIARSGSFWNGENYIGVVHRGSGTSSAWSTALGIRCVR
- a CDS encoding right-handed parallel beta-helix repeat-containing protein, with the protein product MELEPSAGTVSWQCDYTELGPASDVVPTDDDEFVFTGSVGEPGGSVAFIAKTLRTPFEPCGLAWIEVFGEGDDETDVGMAISATSDGGYVVAGVTRRYSANGDGIVFKIMSDGTPQWQSTLSSLVSPTINGHVELRDIIEMKDAEGQPDGYLAVGDFWFIDGGWDTNMVLTRLDPVDGSERWTKLLGYGTDGEAFVAAGVVQNPDGSFSIVGSAHVQPPFSLWAEEELQVIRLRENRNILGEWVLETEWQRELNPDAIGDNAFAWATGVVSTPGGGLIVSGYYSDGAFIDKDPLLMRINDEGDIPPDCLVDANPPLEETFHDYVLEPILDEPESVTPTAGTETAETPTPQVLLLRYDCRPCVKRVNGNLPPEMAGDGDTWDTAYTDLQDGINAAAAEIYDPTGAVGYCEVWVAQGDYYVFETDVSDTIQLMPGVHVYGGFSGGNPPESYGWEGSREDREWESNITRIIGAAEDDPADMETRTQHVVTGASISTLDGFHVIGGRANGDPGLDRWGGGMVNVFSSPKIANCTFYDNMAWWGGAMANVFAAPDVVNCTFETADNELVFVQPNAAFAGGAILNWGWAPWSGDGPTIDGCTFVDNYAKYYYGGGIHNQNSPAEIVGSTFIGNHAYAGGAVSIGQTVDGMGAPSIEACTFSFNRASRWWDNDTAGLGGAMAAFFGQYVYSEYTTVENSLLDNNSTGSQVGGAIATAVLSDDPRLALLNCTIADNETGGVDSLGDDSWPTIIYNSILWNNGPYEISPDCTEGAFVFYSDIMGGAGCEGFAGNISSNPLFNGVVDPVYRLQSGSACIDAANPGTAPLTDIEGEYRDPNPDMGAYEYFDGGTGE
- a CDS encoding LTA synthase family protein, producing MWARLRYVWLVNFVAAFAALAAVKVGLIAYNIASPGASGTEPAYKYVLKAFFVLGGDVLGAALLAAAVALLCAPFERLDWRRGSTAISIGVQWLHGVFALVSGLCTVFLGGLLNKQAIDLAIMSAPEGSSTVGGGMLHSFSVYFTWQSAVLLIAISAISVGGVLLAPRLLGKLVGRRRKIVSIALAAEAVITVGVLPFLVAGEIGGIRIPTYGLEKSPGVELAWSYVKGDAAARRLSKELVPDQFRFDFAGTLRPDEITPSPLRHAVARRTNIVFVAMESIGAPYLAGERTPMPFLRELGRRDDAHRLAAHYSTWSLTTKAFFSMFCAELPYPHYQSITMVNPSIPCRSLSEVLHDAGYHTAYVTPSDMAYDRKERFFRHREFDEILDMKNMPGRESCWKDAWGLDERTAVRNILEIAARRRDRPFFVFYEMVAGHHPFLASAEHERNPLPERFDNYRRVLGFIDDRVRDIAEGLERLGLADETLLVVMADHGDGHGRYEGRNVWQPVIQVPVVLVGPQLAGASGQTDFVTSHLDLAPTILGLVGLAAPCTMKGRNLMEDNTPRVALFGGRPPKFQLGLADGKWKFIWEDRERTMLFDLEADPAEARDLSGDFPDRVRLYERTIDAWSAFSTNLIENYPAVLSRSGCKP